ATTCCCACCGCTTACCCACACGGCGCGAAACAGCGTTTGCCGTTTTGGCGGCATTGTAGCAATCACTTCTTTGGGTACGCTGCGACCTCCCCACCTGCTGTTTACGGCATTGTAGAGGTGAAATAAGCTCAACCGCTGGCGATTCTCGTTTGTCCACCGAGTACCGGTATGGCATAGTGCTTCTGTGAAGATCAGCGCAGAACCTGCAGGACATGTATATGTGTCCCAAATTTCGCTCTCGCGGTTGCTCAATGAATCAGGTCGGCTAAATGCCGCCTTGTGGCTACCGGAAGCCAGCAGGGTGCCCCCGTCACCCGGCCCGATCTCATTTAATTCCCAAACCACGCGTGTCAATCCTGAATGCACCTTGCCTGGAAGCATCTGGTAGATATGTGAATTTCCAATGAGATTGAAATAGCCGCTGCCCCCGTGAGGCTTGAATCGATCGTATCCCACCTCGCGATAGTCCGTGCGTGTGCGCTCAAATGTAAACCCATAACAGTCCTCGGTTGCCAACTGCTGACTTGCAACAATCTCATTCAAAATCCCGACAATCACGGGATGATCCAGCAGTGCTTGAGAAGGTCCTCCCACCGGATTCCGTTCTTCTGGCGGAAGCGACTCAGGCTCCTTAACGAGCTTCATCTGGTGTTCGTGAATCTCTGCCAACTGATCGCCTTCAACTAATCCCGGCAGGCAAATCCAGCCCTTCATATCAAACAGGTACTTGTGCTCTTCGGTCATGGGAACGACCGGGAGCCCATCGGCATTGGTGGTCGGTAACATTTTGCCCACATCAGGCTCCAGGTTTGGACGTCCTCGATTCATAGCTAACTCCTTTCAGTTATTGTGGGAATCATTTCCCTTTTGACGTATCTAACCAGCTGAGGTACACCCGTTGTCGAGTGGCGATTTCCTTTTTGTGGGTGTAGTGCGCCGTTTCGAGCAATTCGAGTGTTTCGGGTGCCAGCCGCTCTTTGACCGCCTCAGGAATGGGACGGCCAGGCTGGCGGTGGTGTGGGCGGTAGCGCAACGTTAACACCCGGCGTTGGCGATCGACGGGTTTCCAGGGCAGGACCCCGTGGGTCAGGCATTCGGGTATAATGACCACATCCCCAGCTGAGGGCGTGATATTGATGACTCCCAACGGTACTTCTCCTTCGATGCGACCCTGGGAAAATAGCTGCGGTGGCCGGTCAAACTGGCTTTTGTGCGAACCCGGGAGCACGAGGAGCCCGCCATCACCTGGATGTACATCGTCCAGGTAGGGAAATACCACAAAGTCGTCGCAATAGATACGGCCCTGGTGTATCT
The window above is part of the Gemmatimonadota bacterium genome. Proteins encoded here:
- a CDS encoding phytanoyl-CoA dioxygenase family protein — translated: MTEEQRYLFDLCGFLHLKNVLTPGELDAASEAARRYIDSAPEDLPPHFGQSENLKGFAHGFAFDRALEKLVFLPAVWPIVLELTNGKPMLASGTLMVDDPDGHTEASPLHCARDDYGFESARYEIHQGRIYCDDFVVFPYLDDVHPGDGGLLVLPGSHKSQFDRPPQLFSQGRIEGEVPLGVINITPSAGDVVIIPECLTHGVLPWKPVDRQRRVLTLRYRPHHRQPGRPIPEAVKERLAPETLELLETAHYTHKKEIATRQRVYLSWLDTSKGK